aactaaggcatgacaaaaaacctaaacctggactgaaaacaaacataacctaaacatgaaactaaaaatgtgagtccatgggtgtgacaattGATAAGTTCATTTTCTAAGCTTTGATACTTAAAGCTTTTCAGATAATGAATACATTtccctctctgtttttttttttttcttatgtagAAGTTATTgcaaatgacaacaaaaaaaaccttggtTGTTTTTCTTGTCAGTTGTTCTTTTGTTACTGATCAGTCAAGTTTAAGAAGTCATGTATTCTATCAGTCATCGTGAcattcattttctcttttttctcttgAGAAGCTGAGCCCAAACAAGCTTGTGCCAAAAAAGGTAATACCTATATAATCCATCATTATTGTGTTTCGTGAAGCAAAGGGGGGAACTCACAATTTTTGTGTTAGTCCAATGAAAATCACACTTTTAAAAGGCATGCATAATCAAGCTTTTCAAAATCGGACTCGCACGCCCAGATAATGCAGTAGGCCAAACAAATTATGCATGTATAGACTCAGCTACACATAAATGGGCCTTGGCGCTCTGTATGTGCTCataagttccatctttttgcatgtttttgtaaaaacagtgaaGAGTAAGCGTATATTATCACATTATTACAGCCAAATTCCCTCAAAATCTGCTCACAGTCACATAttatctgtttcttttgtcagacggcTGAACACgtcagaaattgtgactgaaaatgaAAATTCATTAAGACTGTGTTTCAACTCACTTTCCAGACTGTCATACTCTGCTCTAAATTTTCTGGTTTCATAACCAAAGCGTCATCTGTATATTTGATATTTAAGTAATATGTTAATACATcacacatgacatgacatatgCTGTATTTTCTCTACGTATTGTGCACACAATAATTATGAAAACGCTGAAAAGTGTTATTTGTCATTCGATTTAGCTTCTTCTAAAAGAGAGGctgaaagagaaaaggaaaagttCAAATCACTGCTAAAGAAGAAAGGTAGCCTCCTACTGCTGTCCGCCTGCAGagtctgctcctgtgttgtagCTTGCAAAAACTATTATCATCCAACGCTTTGCAACATAGCGCTAAAGCAACAACAGTATACAGCACATGACACCAGAACTAGATACTAAATTAACTACACTTTCTTTCTCAAGGTCTGGTCATGTTGAGGGAAAAGAACCAACCAATCCATGTGCTCCTGTAAAAGCTAATAGAcgaaaaaaatatttgtaatGTACAAGATCAGGCTTGTCCACCAAACATTAAGAACGTGTTGTAAATGTTGACATTTGGGGAGCCTATCTGACAGCTTCAAGGTCTATGAAAGACTCCATCAAGAAGAAGTAGAGCGATATAACATGAAGCATGTGTTCACAAACCCAGAAGCATCAAAAGCGGTCAAACCAGGGAGTGGGTTGCCCAGGCAGACTTTAAGATTTGTCAGTAAAGCTGTTTTTAGTGAAAACTTTCAAGAACTGATCATAGCTTTTTAGTTATAGATGCCTCACGCTCTGCTCGCTATGCTGCTGAATTCAAGTTGCTATCAGCACTGTTGGAAAATACTGCTTTTTTAAGTTCTGTATGCCAGTTGTTCACTTTTGATTTTCGCTTTACAGAGCTGGAGACCCCCAGAGAAAAGGACAAAGCTGCTGCGGTAGAGAAAGGTGTGTTGCTCTTTAAGCTATTTTCTCACATCACTGAAGGTCACTTTATGAGGCAAAGGCATTACTGATACATCACTGGTACAATGTGTCGACAGTCAGCAAATCTGATAAGAATTTGTGTCTAGATGAAGATTCTATGTTCTGTTGAAATATGCCGAGTTGTTATTGCCAGAAATCTTTGCCCAAATAAAAGAACTGTTTGTTTTATTGACTTTTATCCCTGGTGGCACAGCCATGTTGAGGGAAAAGAGCAAACCAGTCCGTGCAAAGAAAGGTAAAATCCTGGTGCTTCAGCTCAGACAGCACTGCTAATCTGATTACAATTTGTAATCTGATTACAACACGCAGGCCACTGCAAACCTTAAACgtcgtttttttccccaagttaTTCAAGAGAAatcagatggaaaaaaaaaagcactaaaCCTGCTGCTAAAAGCTGAGAATATTTCCCTGCTGGAAGTGAAAATGGTCTGGATTAAGTTTAGTAAATAAAATCTAAATTTATGAGTAAGTTTCCTCTCACCAAGGGAATAATCTCATGTTTATAGACAAGACGAATAAGTAgaattgtttttctgaaaaaataATGATTTATGGATTTATGTATGATAAACCTATTGATAGCACTTCTGCAGTAATGTCCGTGCTATCACTGCATGCTAGTAATTAGATCAACTCTGAGTTGACCAACCGCCTTTTTCTAATAACGGCCCATTTATAAGGGGTTCATAAGTCAATTTTTGTGATTTTCTATTGATTAAAAGACAAAGTGGGTCTTCATAAGCTTTATTATTCCCAAATAAGTTAGGATTGATTATCTTTAAGGAGTATTAGAAAATATTAGCTATTCTTTGAACCCTAAACTACGACTTATAATCTTTTTATAAAGGTTTCTAGTCAGTAAATGGGGCCGAGTTGAAGCTTATTGCTTTCGGATATTTATctatttaaacatttatttatttattcatttattcatttatccatttaatctaatttatcCTCTCCTGGTCATCTGCATGTTTTTTCTTAACAATCTTATGATACTGACCTGGAGGATGGATTGAGTGAAGTATCTGTGACAGAAATAAGAGTTAGTTTTGCCACTGCATCACCCAGATAATGCTGTACGCCAAACAAATCATGCATGTATAGACTCAGCTACACTCAAATGGGCCTTGGCGCTCTGTATGTGCTCataagttccatctttttgcatctttttgtaaaaacagtgacGAGTACGCATATATTATCACATTATTACAGCCAAATTCCCTCAAAATCTGCTCACAGTCACATATTATCTGTTTCTCACTTTCCAGACTGTCGTACTCTGCTCTAAATTTTCTGGTTTTATAACCAAAGCGTCACCTGTATATTTGATATTTAAGTAATATGTTAATACATcacacatgacatgacatatgCTGTATTTTCTCTACGTATTGTGCACACAACAATTATGAAAACGCTGAAAAGTGTTATTTGTCGTTCGATTTAGCTTCTTCTAAAAGAGAGGctgaaagagaaaaggaaaagttCAAATCACTGCTAAAGAAGAAAGGTAGCCTCCTACTGCTGTCCGCCTGCAGagtctgctcctgtgttgtagCTTGCAAAAACTATTATCATCCAACGCTTTGCAACATAGCGCTAAAGCAGCAACAGTATACAGCACATGACACCTGAACTAGGTACTAAATTAACTACACTTTCTTTCTCAAGGTCTGGTCATGTTGAGGGAAAAGAACCAACCAATCCATGTGCTCCTGTAAAAGCTAATAGAcgaaaaaaatatttgtaatGTACAAGATCAGGCTTGTCCACCAAACATTAAGAACATGTTGTAAATGTTGACATTTGGGGAGCCTATCTGACAGCTTCAAGGTCTATGAAAGACTCCATCAAGAAGAAGTAGAGCGATATAACATGAAGCATGTGTTCACAAACCCAGAAGCATCAAAAGCGGTCAAACCAGGGAGTGGGTTGCCAAGGCAGACTTTAAGATTTGACAGTAAAGCTGTTTTTAGTGAAAATTTTCAAAAACTGATCACAGCTTTTTAGTTATAGATGCCTCACGCTCTGCTCGCTATGCTGCTGAATTCAAGTTGCTATCAGCACTGTTGGAAAATACTGCTTTTTTAAGTTCTGTATGCCAGTTGTTCACTTCTGATTTCGCTTTACAGAGCTGGAGACCCCCAGAGAAAAGGACAAAGCTGCTGCGGTAGAGAAAGGTGTGTTGCTCTTTAAGCTATTTTCTCACATCACTGAAGGTCACTTTATGAGGCAAAGGCATTACTGATACATCACTGGTACAATGTGTCGACAGTCAGCAAATCTGATAAGAATTTGTGTCTAGATGAAGATTCTATGTTCTGTTGAAATATGCCGAGTTGTTATTGCCAGAAATCTTTGCCCAAATAAAAGAACTGTTTGTTTTATTGACTTTTATCCCTGGTGGCACAGCCATGTTGAGGGAAAAGAGCAAACCAGTCCGTGCAAAGAAAGGTAAAATCCTGGTGCTTCAGCTCAGACAGCACTGCTAATCTGATTACAATTTGTAATCTGATTACAACACGCAGGCCACTGCAAACCTTAAacgtagtttttttttccaagttatTCAAGAGAAATCAGATGAAAAAAGATAAGCACTAAACCTGCTGCTAAAAGCTGAGAATATTTCCCTGCTGGAAGTGAAAATGGTCTGGATTAaattttgtaaataaaatctAAATTTATGAGTATGTTTCCTCTCACCAAGGGAATAATCTCATGTTTATAGACAAGACGAATAAGTAgaattgtttttctgaaaaaataATGATTTATGGATTTATGTATGATAAACCTATTGATAGCACTTCTGCAGTAATGTCCGTGCTATCACTGCATGCTGGTAGTTAGATCAACTCTGAGTTGACCACCCGCCTTTTTCTAATAACGGCCCATTTATAAGGGGTTTATAAGTCAATTTTTGTGATTTTCTATTGATTAAAAGACAAAGTGGGTCTTCATAAGCTTTACTATTCCCAAATAAGTTATGATTGATTATCGCTAAGGAGTATTAGAAAATATTAGCTATTCTTTGAACCCTAAACTACGACTTATAATCTCTTTATAAAGGTTTCTAGTCAGTAAATGGGGCctatttaaacatttatttatttattaatttatctatttaatctaatttatcCTCTCCTGGTCATCTGCATGTCTTTTCTTTACAATCTTATGATACTGACCTGGAGGATGGATTGAGTGAAGTATCTGTGACAGAAATAAGAGTTAGTTATGCCAATGCATCAAATCAAACCAATTTATAGTATATCCTACTGCACACCGGACTCAAAAACTTCATGGACAAAAAATGATTTTGTATCGTTTTAGGAAAAACTGCTGAGAAGACGGCAGCTAAAGAAGAATCTGGAGGTAAAGTGTGCAACCGCCTTTGAAACCTAAAtggtgttgagtgttgatgTGAAGAAGAACCATTAACAGTGGTTAAACAATCAAGATAAATGGCTTTAATATCtccttgaaatgttttgatGATCTGTTGCCATTTACAGAAGATCGGGTTCTTAGAGAGATACCGGAGCCTACAAAGAAAGGTATTGAGTTTTTTAAGCAATTCCTTTCTGAGTGTTTTATAATACACAGTATCAGTGGAGCTTTATTAACTTGATTGATTCACAAAACTGCTGTTGTAGAAAAAACTGTTGAGAAGAAAGTTTTTAAGGAGAAGGCGAGAGGTACTCGGTAGGCCTAGTTGCTGTATTTTCAGTTTgctaataaaacattttaacgttctgttcttttgttgttgttttttccagaAGAGCCGGCTGACAGCTTTTTCAtggatggtaaaaaaaaattcccttaTTAAAACCAAAGTATACATTAGTGTGCAGTTCATTATCAGTCTCGTCTCAAGTGCAAACACTCTTCTGAACTGTCTCACTGCTTTTGCAGACGAACTGCCCTACTTCCAGTGTTTCTTTGTGGACGAGGACGAGGCCCAGTATCCATTTTATGCCTTCTCACCTCTACAAGTTTGACACTTCAGTCTGAAGCCTGAGGTTCTGAGGTTCACCATTTAGTCAATCTACTGATAATGACAAGGTCACGTCACACCCTGTGCCGCAGAAACACGGCTGCAGCTCCTCACTGTTTGCCTCCAGCAGGATATCCCTGGACAGCAGGAGATGATGGGGGATTTCATGTGATGGgacttttttatttctgtttccagAATTGGTTGAGCTCTCGCACCAAACTACATGCAATCAGTGTCATTcctttccatttttcttttcttttattaactttttttttctttgatttgatgTATTCAGTCAATTTTTTAAAAGTGACATTGTGGGAATATTTTGAATGGAACAATCGAGTGTATGAACTGCAGTTCATCATTCACGTTGATCTTAAGGCAACGCATCGAAATTTCTCTTCACAGCTCACTTCATTTTGCTGTAATTAGTCAGTTTAAAAATCCTGTGAGACTGTATgataatgttttttgtttttgagtaGCATCAAGCACTCTATGCAGCTATGCTGTAAACGGGGtacaaaaaaagccaaaaaaagtatttaaggTGGACTTGGATTCAATTCCTCTCAGCCCACATTTActtgaaaagtttttttttgtttttgtttttttacattaacTGTAAACCTACATTGAATCTTATTTTCTGTCATCGCCAAAGCTTTTAATGCTCTGCTTGGATTCATGGTGTTTGTTCATATTTCTttctcacaacttttttttaaagaaatcatTATTTTAGCATTTGCTAAGGTAGTGCAGgaaagcttttcttttcttttgtccaCTGTTTTAAGGAATGACCATGCACTGTATATGAGAGCTCCCAAACGTACAGGTGGAACACCACCTGAAATGTTGAAAGTCTTATTTAATGTAACCATCTGGATGTCTGCACCAGCTCCTCATTTATAATATTGGTGCTGATGACAAGCATTACATTTCCTGAACTCTCAAAGTGAGGTTtgagttcagttttatttttggaTTATTTCTACCATCAGGTGTCAGATTTATTCTGTAATTCCTTGATTGACCAAACACACACTGTCACTGACTTTGTCGCTGACTGTTTATCTGTGTAAAGGAGGTAGAAACTTGACATATTGTGGGAACTTTTGAGAGGTTCTTTTGTACAAGAACCCAAGTAACATTGTCTATTTTATGCTATACGCATATATTACATGGATGCATAGCTTCTGATGGCGTCTCAGATTAACTGTGCTAACCAGAGGTCATataatcaggattttttttatctgagcATCCTGTTCTCGATAGGTGCAGTGAGGGCTGAAAATGATATTGAATATTGTTTCTGGTCTTACTCTAGTAGCCAAATCATGCATTCAGGGCCTCTGAAAACCATTGCTGTAGTGGTTGAGAGtcgaatgtttttaaatcgtTGATTATATCAGCACATCCTGTGGTCATGCTCGCACATTGCTGTGCAGATTATTTCAAAATGGAGAACATTGTTTCTCAGTCACCTGCCTTTGTTCCATATGTTGTTCAGACGAGAGTTCCTGTACAGCTCGTGGCACTGAGACAAATGGAAATCCAATTATGTTTTTAATGTGAAAGGATAGGAACGCACTCTTCATCAGTCCAGGAACGATGCACACGTGTGCAGCTCTGAGCGAGCTCAGGCTTCAGTAACTAAACTGTTACAGCTGCAGATTTATGGTGATGCTCCCCTGACTGAGGAGGATGTGGGCAGTGCACTGTTCTGTCTTTAAATATCTGCATGAGTTATTGGAGATGTGTGAAAAGATACATATTTGTTTCAAACAGAACTATAACTAAAGACTAATTTTTACCTGGTGAACATGTGCAATACTTTAGTTTTAGATTATCTCAGTGGTTATCGTGCTTTTTGTCTTATAGTCTTTGAATGATCAGTGCATgatatgtgcgtgtgtgtgattTATGCTCTGAAATGTTTATGTGATATTTTCCTCTCAATCTAAATTTCATGAACGACATAAACACTTGAATCAATGAAACAATTATTTGATCCTTAAAAAAAACCCCTCATGTCTGTCGATGTTTTTGAGACGTCTAATATCATTTGATTACAATTAACAAAAAATGATTTTGTTGTAAATAGTTTAATAAATGAGGGAAAATTACTTTTATCTGAAACTATTACTGCTGAAACTCTTTATCGGCAGTAAAATGTCATTATGGATCATTTTTCAATTATATCCTCAATGTTTGTGAATAGAAGCAATTCAGCATTAAACCATAGTATTGCAAGTATTTGTCTCTTCTTTAAAGCACTGATCCCAACATCCCTTACACAAAGTGCCATTCAGCTTCTCCTCCTTGATGACAGTAATATTTTGTGgtcagtgttaaaaaaaaatcccccaaaCTGAGTGCCATTGGGTCTAGAATCAAGAGACGAATGAGCAGGTTTCTCAGTCCAGACATTATCAGTTATGGAGGACGGGTCAGTTCTGGGGCCcgtttaaattttttatttttttttttcaatttgctCACCAGAGGGCACATCTCTTATAGCATTACTTGCTGTGTGATGAAAACACACAGCTTCCTCTTAGGCTCACTGATCATGGCCCTCTGCGTTCCCTAACAACTTCTTTCATTTCAAAACATGGATTTTCATCCAGTAAAGCTCTGGCCTACCTGGGGAAATCAGGCTGAGTCGGAAAAGCATTATAAAAACCCCAAAATGCTACAATACCCTGATACAAGAAAATGTTTCCTGATAGCAGATATACAATATATCGTCTGTGGTTTAAAAGCCTTTAGAGAACTGAATTTAGCTAGCAACGTGTAAGTTTTTGCCACTTATTGTTAAATAATTTAGTATGGTTTATTTTATACAAATGACCCAGATGTTGTCTCATTATTCTGACTGATAATCTTGATTTCGCAATCTGAAGTTTGAGAATCCTCCACAGCTGAAGATGGCCAGGTCATCTTACTCCCCAAAGAGGGATTAATCTAGGTCAGCTTACACCACTGACATAGATTCCTCACAAAGAGGAGAGTCCTGCTGCTCTACCCAGAAGAGCAGGTACGCTGAACTGTTATCTTTTACTGTTCCTCTTACAGAGAGGGTAAAAAAGCTCCCTCTCTGCATTTCAATGCAATGATACCTCTGAGAAAACTGTGACATAACTTGTCTTTTAACTATGTGCAGCCCAAATGCTTATGTAAATGGTTTTGTCAGCGTCAGGGCTGCTATATCTGGAGCATAAAGACCGATTTTAATCTAAATTAATTCAACTGGCAACTATCAATGAGTTCCACTCCAGTTACCACAGTTTCTTTGTGCCACAGACTATTCAGAGGTGGCCAAAAACTTGGCAGCAAGTGTGCTCAGATGAGTAGAATGGCCACTTGTAGTCACAGTGTTCAGTAGGCTCATCACAGCACACACAGGGCAGGGCGGGGAGGCTGTACTTAGCCTTTCAAAATAtgggaaaaataaatgaattaatgaacACTGAGCATTAAAACAATTTGAAATACTCTGTGTCAAGGATGTAAAGATACACATTTGAAGAAAGATTTATTGACAGGCTTTAAACATCTAACCGCTGAAATTAGATGAATGCAAACTGCAACATTCCTCATTGTGTCCTCGCTTATCATCATCTGCTCATCTCGGTAGCAGAAGCATTCAGTCCGGGTTCGTCCACACACCTTCATATGATGCCTCACGTAATGACACCACAACTTAAACCGGATTATCCCGAGGCGGGTAACATCAGCATCCACACCCTCCCATCCCCTAGCTCATCGCCTCAGACCATCTGTGGGTTACCAGAGGGCATTCACTCCAGTGAGTTCAATGGTCACACTGGCTGTCGCTGCTGCTGCACGGTCGGGTCTGGCCTGCACAGTCACCCTGCAGCTGTCACCTGGAACGGACCCATCACAGGGAAATCACTGTTCCCACGGCTCAGGCTGATATATCTGAATAGAAATGTGTGACTACATACAAAGTTTCCCAAAGAAAAACTGAATGTAACTGAGAGACAAAGGCGTTATAATGTTGCACTGACGACGTTCGGTAACAAATGAAATGTCTGAGACATTAaaataaagtttagtttagCAGTttattaaacagtttttttacaCTTAATACAAAGATTGAAACACTTCATTCAGTTCCATCCAAATTTCTTACAAAGGATCTTACAAAAGGTTCCCCCAAAAAGTTGATCTCATGTTACAACAAGAGGTCCAGTGCAAGCCACTGGATGgagtaaaaacaacaaattctgtttttaactttttgtAAAAAGTGGAACACGCTGATCATTCACAGGCCCGGGATGATAGGCGCTCTCAGGTGGACGCTAAAGTTTAGGCTTTCTCATATGTGCGGACCGCTGTGACTCCCTCAAAGCTTAACGTCTGCAAgcagagaagaaataaagcaaaacacAAACTGTATTACAGGAAGGTCACAGTAAGCTGTGAGTATTTTGGAAATGTGAGGCAAGTTTTCATCTGCCCATCTGAATACAGTTACTTCACAACTGCAAAGACAGATCTGTTTGAACAGCACCCTTCAAGAGTGAGTTTGTATAAGCCTGCAGAAATTTAGCTTTTAAATCACATTTCTCCATAAACTGACAAATGTAAGCAAAAAAACTGGCGAAAACCTCAGAGGCGTTGTTTAATCTTACCATCACCAGCTTTCCATCCTTGATCTCTCTGACAAATTTGGTCTCTTTGCCATCCCACTTCTGCACTTTCACAAATTTGTTTCCCTCCATGGTAAAGGTAGACTGCATGAGAAAATTAAACTCAAATCAAAGCCAGAACAGAAATATGCTTGAACAATACCAGAGAACATCTTGCAAACTTTAAACAAGCTTACTTTGACAGTCCGGTCATCAGGTGTGGTCTCATCAAACACTTCTCCCAGTTTGGCAGAAAGCTCGGTGTTCCTGAAGGTGCTCGAAGTTTTTTCCACCACTTTCTCTCCATCTCGGCCGATCACCACCGTCACTTTGGCGACATTGCCCACTTGTCTTGTGGCAAAACTAAcgcctgagaaaaaaaaaaaaaatcatcttaatAATACATTACGCTGGACAGTTCTACTATGAGTGTCTAACTGCAAGGAGAAAACAAATGCAATTTACTCACCAAGTGCTTTCATATAGTCGTCAAAGTTCTGACTGTCGACCAGTTTCCATGTACCGCAGAAAGCATCAACCATTTTTGCAGTCGTTATTGCTCCACTCAAGTATTAAACTGTTCACCTTATTCCCGCTCTGCGCCTTCTCCGCATCCCTCAAAGCGTTATCAATTTAACCCTGTGTCAGTAGGCAGGTCAGCGGCAGCGCGGAGAGCTGATTGGATGTTCGACAAGCTGCGTGGGCTGTGATTGGTCAAAGCAAAATATGCTGTTAAACCATCGTAATTACACGAGGAGGAATTATTACACGAGGGTGTGGCACTCATTTCACAGTCTATTCGATATGTTTCACTAATGTTTCATCCTTAGGTGGGTGTTAACAAGTAATTCAATATAGTCATTAAACGTGCATTTGATACACTTTACAAAGCACAATGGAGAAGTTACTGGGATTGATTCACTGCAAACCATACTGTGGACTTCTGCTTCTGCTCGTTTCATTGTTTAGGCAAGCCCTGATCTAGACAGAGTGGTGAAGCTCTTTGTAGGGTTGCATTTATCTGTAGACATCATCTGTGAACCTTTAATGTTTGTGCCAAATGTCATGGTGAGTCGCTGAATAGTTTTTCTGGAAAAACAGAATCCCAAAAAGCCTTTGCAATCCGTTTAAAACCAAGCTCCTTTCATAGAGAACGCAGAGAATCTGTTTGAGCATAAAGAACATGACAGATCGTTGCGTCTGTATAACCTTTATTGTTCATAAAATACTTTCTGCAAATACAATCTGGCATGGATAACAGCAGATCAGTCATGATCAACAACACCAACAATGTGATTGGTAACAAGTAATTGAAACCATATGATACAGAACAAAATCCCCCTATTACTGAGTATATCATCAAACTGTTTTCATCTATAGATTATATTTCTACAAGCAAATTATTGGCACTTATCAAGGCCAGATTCAtataacaaaattaaataactccccccaaaaaaaaccctaaTTTATACAGTTTTGAAAATATTGAGTTTAAATTCCCTAAAGGTCACACAGTGCATGCAATAAAAACATTACAGAAATCTCAGGGATCTTTAACTTGCACATAAATCAAGTTTTACAGTACAGTTCCGGGGCAGAGGTGAGCTCTGAATTCATCTGGCATCTTAACCGGTCACATAACTTTATAACAGTTTCAGCTCCAAACTGCTCTTTCTTCAATGGAAGATGGTGAACTACAGTGACATCCTGCTTTAATATATTGTCCTCTAAAAAGGCTGGAATTAATTTACCCAATATATCCCAGTTATTTCATCATGGCTCATCCAGTGTTAAGTGCACAGGGTTAAAACATTTAGCAATGTTTTCAACGTTTCACCTGCTCCACTATTTATTCCAATAAATAGCAGGTGAAAAGCAAAGGACTGGAAAAAGTCATCGGCAGGCAGGTCAGAGGAGGTAGAGGAAGAGAAGTGGGAGAGGTTGAGAGTGAGGTAGGGAAGACAGAGCAGCACCGTAGCTTCTCCACATTAAGGCCTATCTCTCCTCTCCCAAGAAAACCTAAAACAAAGCCGTCAATAGAGCCGGTGATCTGGAGCAACTTTCAACCATAATGCAAAGTGAAACGTTTTGTCATCAAAACAGTTACTTACTGTACCTTTAGAAAGAATATGGGGACTTAGTGACGGCAATTCCCTGCATGGATTTAAGCTAAATCACTTGAAGAAGGCAAAAATTTAAAAGCCACTGGATAGTGGTCTAAATCCAATTTCAAAATAGAAAGTCAATAGAAACTCCAGCAGGTAATTGTGTccgtataaaaaaaaaaaaaaaattaaaacgtTTATCTCAGGATGTATATGCatagagaaaagaaaaatgattacCAGTCATTACAAAGTAGTGAATTAAAGAACTTCTCTTCATTCATCACTAAGATG
This region of Odontesthes bonariensis isolate fOdoBon6 chromosome 17, fOdoBon6.hap1, whole genome shotgun sequence genomic DNA includes:
- the LOC142402551 gene encoding fatty acid-binding protein, brain-like, coding for MVDAFCGTWKLVDSQNFDDYMKALGVSFATRQVGNVAKVTVVIGRDGEKVVEKTSSTFRNTELSAKLGEVFDETTPDDRTVKSTFTMEGNKFVKVQKWDGKETKFVREIKDGKLVMTLSFEGVTAVRTYEKA